Proteins encoded within one genomic window of Triticum aestivum cultivar Chinese Spring chromosome 2D, IWGSC CS RefSeq v2.1, whole genome shotgun sequence:
- the LOC123055578 gene encoding two-component response regulator ORR42-like, whose protein sequence is MELKAKGSTSIKALLVEDIGVCRLVLSTFLLRLHCEVTLAMNGKEAVDLFLEGKRFYIVLFDKDMPVMTGPEAIVKIRAMGETDVKIVGVSADNHAMEAFISAGADLFVPKPIRMEALGPIIQDVINKKTNDMG, encoded by the exons ATGGAGCTCAAGGCCAAAGGATCCACCTCTATCAAGGCACTACTTGTAGAGGACATTGGAGTTTGTAGGTTGGTCCTCTCAACGTTTCTGCTCAGACTTCACTGTGAGGTTACTCTAGCCATGAATGGGAAGGAAGCTGTTGATTTGTTCCTTGAGGGGAAAAGGTTTTACATTGTTTTGTTCGATAAGGATATGCCCGTCATGACTGGTCCAGAG GCAATTGTGAAGATCCGTGCTATGGGGGAAACTGATGTGAAGATTGTTGGGGTTTCTGCTGATAATCATGCCATGGAGGCGTTCATCAGTGCTGGTGCTGATTTATTTGTGCCCAAACCAATAAGGATGGAGGCCCTCGGTCCTATCATTCAGGATGTCATCAACAAGAAGACGAATGACATGGGCTAG